A region of the Desulfobacter postgatei 2ac9 genome:
GGATGAAGGCAAGTTCCAGGGGGGAGCAGATATCACGGAACCGCCCAAAATGTTCATTGGTGCGGCTGCCAACCCCTTTGCCGATCCCTTTGAACTGCGTGTTATGCGCCTGGCCAAGAAAGTGGCTGCCGGCGTGGATTTCATTCAGACCCAGTGTATCTTTAACACAGCTAAGTTTGAAGAGTGGATGAAACAGGTGGTTGATCGTGGCCTGGATGAAAAAGTGGCTATCCTTGCCGGTATCACGCCTATGAAATCCCTTGGTATGGCCAAATACATGAAGAGCAAGGTACCCGGTATGGATATACCTGATGAGGTTATCGACCGTCTTGCCGGTGTGGATAAAGAAAAACAAGCCGAAGAAGGCATCAAGATGGCTATTGAGCAGATGCAACGCCTCAAGGAATGCAAAGGCGTAAAAGGTTTCCATATTATGGCCATTGAATGGGAACAAAAGGTTCCTGAGCTGGTCAAAGGTGCGGGGCTTTACCCCAGACCTGAGGTTTAACCACAACATACTGGTGTAGCTGTTTTTGCCGATACAAGGTAGATCCGCTATATAGATTTATAAAATAAAAACAGACCGGGCAGAATTTATTGTCCGGTCTGTTTTTTATTTTATATGAATATGGTATTTATATATCATATGAAAAAAGGTTTATATAAAACAATAGATATAGTTCAAGGAGTTGTTTTTTAATGGAAAGCCAGGATTTTTGGAACGTTCACTCTCTTACATTAATTGAAATGGCCTACGAATCAAGTTCCAGAGAGCGGATTGACAATCCGGATGGATATGGAACCCGGACTGGGGTATGTGGAGACACTGTAGAGTTCTTTATCATGGTTGACGACAATAATTGCCTTAGTTCTATTTCCTTTGACTTCAACGGCTGCGTATATACGGCAGCATGTTGCAATACAGTGGTACACCTGGCCCAGGGGCATTCCGTTGATAATGTTTGGAATATTACTGACGATATGGTGAAAGCCTATCTTCAGACCTTGCCTGAAGACCATTATCATTGCGCCGAACTTTGTGTTGGTGCTTTTTATCTGGCATTGACCGACTACCAGAATAAAAGATCAATGAAAAAAAGTTGTAAACAGGTTTAATTTTTTCTTTGTAGCATCTCGTAATAGCGCTTTATCAAGCAATAATATGTGAAACTGCATTCAGGCACCATAATGTTTCAGATAAACATTATGGTGTTTGAGTATTTGACAATCATAAAACTATTATTAACATAGAAACCATATAAAAATTCGGGAGATTGCATATGGCCAAAAAAATGACCATTTCTGATGCCGTTGAGGTGTTTGATTTATATGACCTGTATGAAGAAATTATTGACGCTTATGAAGCCGATTTCTATACCCGGTCCGAGATGGAAGCCGATCTTAGGGACCTGATTGAAGAACACGATGAAATCTATGAGTTTTCCGCAGATGAGGATGACGGTTATGCTGAAAGCTTTGAACGTAATCTCAAAGAGGCCATTAGTATGATTTTCGATGATCACGGGCTTGATCTCGATCTTGATGATCAGTTCATGGATGAGGATGATATTGATGTGTATGATGATGAACCCATGGTCGGCACTCCTGTTCGGGATGAAGATGAAGATGAAGATGCTTTTGGGGAAGACGAAGATGAAATGTTTTAAGATAAAGGACTGAGTGTTTGGATATTCAACAGTTTAAATACGGTGCAGACAATCTGGGTTACCTGATTTACAGCGAAAAATTCTGCATTGCCATCGACCCTGGGGCCCCGGATGACATGGCAAAATTTGCCATAGAAAAAAACATTCCCATTGACATTGTCACCAATACCCACAACCATGCCGACCACACTAAGGGAAACAGTGCCCTTTTAAAGAAAACTAACGCGCGTTTTATTGACTGTACAACGCTTTCACAGGGACAGGTTCTTGACCTTAAAGATGCAACCGGACTTGAGGTCATGCTGACCCCCGGGCATACCATGGATTCCCTTTGTTTCAAAGGAGATGGGTTTATTGTAACCGGTGATACGTTATTCAACGCCACGGTCGGCAATTGTTTTTCAGGGGATCTTGAATCTTTTTTTAATTCTTTAAAGCAGTTGATGGCCCTGCCCGGCAATACTCTGGTTTATGCCGGACACGATTATGTTCTTCAGTCTTTAAAGTATGCCAAAATTATTGAACCGAATAACCCGAATTTGAACGGGTATGCGGCTGCATATAATCCGGATCATGTTGTTTCCCGTCTGTCTGAAGAACTTAAGGTAAACCCCTATCTGCGTTTTAATACCTCATCCATGATTGAACGGCTTAAAGAAAAAAATTTGCCAAGAGAAACTCAATTCCAAAGATTTTCTTCTGTTATGGAAGTATTCTAACTATTCGGTTAAAAAATTGCTTGATAAAAATAAAAAGCCGACAGCCTGTCATTCTGATCCGGGTTTTGCTCTGGGGCGACATATTACCATTGAATATTACGATTGCGCATCCGACGTCCTGCTTGACAAGAACGGGGTAGAATCAATCCTGCTTAGGGCTGCCCGGGAAAGCGGGGCAAAAATTGTCAGCAGTTCCTTTCATCAGTTTGAACCCCAGGGAGTCTCCGGGGTCGTGATTATTGCAGAATCTCATTTTACGGTTCATGCCTGGCCTGAGCATAATTATGCAGCAGTAGATATTTTTACATGTGCTGATAATATTGATCTGGATACAGCCATTCATTCCATCAAAGTACAATTTTCATCCCAGCGGTTCTTTATCTCTTCGGATCAAAACAGGGGGATACTGCAGCCTATGCTCGGAAGCTGTATGGCAAACAGTGATGAAAAGGTGATGGATAGGAGAACACTTCCCATGGCCTGGAAAAAAGTGTGTGAAAACACAAATCCCTGGGGAATGTCCACATCCGTTGATGTATATGACTGCAGTTCTGATATGATAAAAGATCCGGACTGTATAAAAAAAATTGTCAGCAGGCTGTGTGAAAAGCTTGGTATTGTTGACACGGAAAATATATCTTCGGTTCATTATGATGAAACCGAAACGGCTGCCGGTTTCTCCATGACACGATCCATTCAAACCTCCGGGATATCGGGGTATTTTGCCCATGCAACCCATACCGCATATCTGGATATTTTTTCCTGTAATACATATGAGCCCCGTGAATTGGCAGAATTTGCTCTGTCATATTTTGGGGGTAGCCACTACAAGATGCGGGTGGCTTTAAGACAATAGATTGGGAATCGATAGGCTGTTACGGAATAGATAAATGACAAATTCAGGCAATATACATAAAGGCTGGTTTTCAGAAATTTGCCCCATGTGGGAGGGCATTGCCGTTTCCTTGAAGGTGGAAAAGCTTCTTTACAGTAAAAAAAGCAGGTTTCAGCAAATTGACCTTTATCAGACCCGTTCCCACGGCCGGATGCTGGTGCTTGACGGTATTATTCAGTTAACGGAACAAGATGAGTTCAGTTACCATGAAATGATGGCGCACCTGCCGCTGTTATCCCACCCAAACCCTGAACATGTGCTTGTTGTCGGTGGGGGAGACGGCGGTGTTTTGCGTGAGATTAATCGTCATGATGATGTCCGCTTTATTGATTTTTGTGAAATTGATCAAGAGGTTGTTAATGTTTCAAAACAATTTCTGCCATCCATAGCTTGTGGATTTAACGACCCCAGGGTTACTGTTCATATAAGAGACGGGGCCGCCTTTGTCCGGGAATGCTCTGGTTGTTATGATGTCATTATTGTTGATTCCTCGGACCCGGTTGGCCCTGGAGAAATTTTGTTTAAAAGTCAGTTCTACCGGGATTTAAAGCATGCGCTTAAGCCCGGTGGTCTGATTGCCACCCAGGGCGAAAACTTTTTCCTTCATCCGGACTGGGTTGAAAAACTGATGGGTGTTACAAGATCTTTGTTTCCCATATATGCCTATGCAAACATTATTGTCCCCACATATACCGGCGGTCACATCGGTATATGCATGGGATCTTTGGGCCCTAAACTTACGGCACCGGCACGTCCAGTGCCCCAAATGCTTCAATCTCAACTTAAATACTATAGCCCGGAGGTGCACCGTGCGGCCTTTGTGCTTCCCTATTTTGCAGAAAAAATACTGAAAGACAAAGGTGTATGAGGACAGAAAAGCTTGATGGGCTTGAGATAAAATTTGTGCGCACGGTGCCTGTGGATCAGCTTGGAGCCATCTACAAGGATGCCGGATGGTGGCAGGATAATTATAAAATATCAGACGAATTTTTGCGCCGAATTCCTGAACAATCGGCATTGTTTGCAGGAGCCTTTTTGGAAAAAAAAATAATTGGAATGGGAAGAGCCCTTTCCGATCTTTGTAGTGATGCTTATATTCAGGATATAGCTGTATTGTCAGCCTACCGGAAATTTGGCATCGGTACCCTGATTGTCACTTTTCTGATCCAGGAACTTAAAAGAAGGGGAGTGGACTGGATTGGATTGATCGGTGAGCCGGGAACTCGTTCATTTTATGAAAAAATCGGGTTCAGGCAGATGAAGGATCACATCCCCTTTAAACTTGAATAACAGTTATGTAAAGGAAAAACCATGATATGTCATAACCATTCGGAAACCTGCAATACGCCACCAATCATCAGCAACAGTGCGGATGATCTGCAGACTGAACCAAATATACTTAAGCCCGGGAAATTTGATCTGGAGACCCGTCCCCTGATCCTTGATTTCCTGGGCCATTACCCGCCCTGCTCATGTGAGTACAGCTATGTTAATCTTTTTTGTTGGCAGAACCTGTACCGGTATTCATGGTTTTTTTATAAGGAAAACCTGGTGATTCATGACGATCGCAGCCGGGCCCTGTTCATGCCCATCGGAGAGGATTTGAAACCTGAAGAATTGTTTGATCTTTCAAAAAAGGCCATTGCCGCAGGACTGTCCGGAGACATCGGGCTGGTGCCTGAATCTTACGTGGATATATGGCAGGATCTGGATCGTTATTTCAGTATTACCTCTGACCGGGATGCGGCAGATTATGTTTACCTGACACAGGAGTTGGCAGAGTTAAAGGGCAATAAACTGCATAAGAAAAAAAATCTTATTGCCCAGTTTACGCGCATGTATCCAGATTACTCCATAGTCCCTATGAATGAGGGTAATTGCAAAGAGGTGATGCGTTTTGAAAAGCGTTTGCTTGAAGGCACGCCTTCAGTATCCAACTCCCTGGTGGAAGAGTCCGAAGCAATTGCCATGGCCTTCTCCCATTGGAAAGATTTGGGTTTAAACGGATTGATACTGATGGTAAAGGATGAAATTGTAGCGTTTGCTGTTTTCAGTCCCCTCTCCCCTGACACCTGGGATGTTCACTTTGAAAAATCAGATGTGACTTTCAAGGGTGCCGCCCAGATGATCAATAGTGAGACTGCTAAATTTCTGGAAGGGACTGCACGATATATCAATCGGGAACAGGATCTTGGAATACCGGGATTACGCCAGGCAAAACTGTCATATGTTCCCCATGCGTTGATTGAACCCTATTTTCTAGTGCCTAAACTGAATTTAAGATTCCATTAGGCGTGTGTGAAAGCCATCTTAAAAGAATATTTTGAGATGGTTTTTTTAAACAATAAAGTAAAATGTACGTGTTTTTTGGATGCAGGAATTATCCTTCATCTTGTTTAAAAAAATTTCCGGCTTTAATGAGATGGTGTTTAAAGTAAATATTGTCCAATGAGACGCGCTTCACCTTGCGCCCCCTGCCCGGTGCATGTATAAACTGACCTTTGCCGATGTAAATGCCTACGTGAACATCTCCCCGTCTTCTGGGTACTGAAAAAAAAACCAGATCTGCCGGTTTGATATTTTGCCGAGATACTGATGTGCAGTTTTTGAACTGGGCACTGGCTGTTCTTGGTACATGAATCCCGATTTTGGCGTGGGTATATACCACTAACCCAGAGCAGTCAAAACCCTTTGGAGAAACGCCGCCCCAGCGATAGGGCGTACCCACGGCAGTCATGGCTGCCTGGACAATACTCTGACGGGTGTCAGACAGGGGGCCGGATCTGTTATATTCGGGGTCATCAGATTGCCTTGGGAGGCCAGACTGATTCGTCCGGCCTCCTTTTTTAAGTTTGCCGCAGCCAAAGCAGATCAGCACGGCCAGAAAAAGGATCGCAATGGTGCGGATTAGGGAAGTAAACTTTGGCACAATGTAAAATGATCAATAGTTAGTAGTAAGATCATCCACCCTTGTCTGTGGGGTGGGGGTCGTTTTTATTCCAGACATGCCGGCTTATGCGATCGTGTCCAGTAGGGTTCCGGTTGTTTCATCATAGGTCTGAATCATTTTGGCGTTAGCATCAAACCCATTCTGGGCTTGAATCTGTACAATCATTTCCTCTGCAATGTTCGTATTGGATAATTCCTTTAACGAACCGTCATTTTTGAGAGGATCTTCAGCCAGAGTTGCTCTTACCTGGGTTTTGGAGATGAAAGTTTGTACCTGTCCGTTTTTTGCCTCAACATTATACGCTCTGTCCGCCTTGAACTCGTCCGACAGGGAGTTGGCTACATTATTTGAAGAAACCAATATTTGGTTTGAAAAAGCCTGTAAAGCTGAACCATTGTTTTGGACGGTCATCCCCATGATATTTACCTCCGGTTTGTATCAATTGGTATGCAAATAATATCAAAAAATTACCTTCATAACAATATACTTTTCTTTCAGACAGCGATATGAAATGAATTTTGGGTATCTTGATTGGGTCTATTCTGGTCAGACATGCTGCCTGTTTTGGCATACGCATCGGAAACCTGCTGCCGTGTATAGCCGGACACTGCTGTTTCCATCTGTCCGGCTTGCCCATTTGCTATAAGCTGTGTGATTTCAGCCATGGCTTTTGCCGCCTGGGATGCAGCGTTGGATGCTACTTTTAAATCCTGGGAGGATGGTTGGGCAGGGGCTAACGCTGCGGCACGCACCCGCCGCATTTTCTGTAATGTTGCCTCGGGGTCCCCAGGTTCGGAAGCTGTGTCAATACTGACCTCTCCGCCTACCGCATACTTTTTTCCGTCAGGGCCCTGCTGGTAGGAAAAGGTGGCACCAGAGGTGATATATTCTCCTCCGGCGGCAATATGGGCCATTTCGTGAGCCCGAACTTCAGCGTCAACTTTTTCAAGTTTTTCGATGAGTAGTTTTTCGTCCAAGGTAAGCCGCGACTCTGCATCTGCCTCTGACGGCTGACTTTTTTTCTGGGCGGCTTCATCTGTCTGGGTCTGAGAAACCGAACCAACTTGTTCCTCACCGTCGGACAGGGATCCTGCTTCGCTGATATCCGTATCCTGTGCCTGGGATTCGGACCTGGGGGACGAAGATCTCAGGGCAGATCCCCGTTCAAGGGCAGATTGATATGTATAATAGCTGTTTATTCCTGCAGCCTGAACATCCATAACGCTTCCCTTAAATTATATATACCTTTAATATACCAAATTAATTATGAAATTTCAAACGGCTATTTGAATGTACACCAGGTGATGGAATCGACGTTGACAAATGTCGGAAATGCGCGTATTTTAGAAGGATTCGTTATGGCGTTATTGTTGCGTTCTGCGTTACGCTGTGACAAGCCGGAAAATAAAAGCAGAGTACCAGTTGATTAGACGATTGTATAAAACAAAATTCTGCCGGTTTCAAGGAACTTTTTTATGAATCGACAATCTGAGGTGTCAAGGCAGACTAAGGAAACCCGGATAAATATCCGGCTGAATCTGGATGGACAGGGAAAAGCTGAGATTAGTACAGGCATTCCTTTTTTTGATCACATGCTTACAGCATTTACAGTGCATGGTTTTTTTGACCTTCTGATTTCAGCCACAGGCGATCTTGAGGTAGATTTTCATCATACCGTAGAAGATACGGGCCTTGTTCTAGGGCAGGCGATCCAGCAGGCATTGTCTGAAAAAGGAGGCATCCATCGGTTTGGTGATGCAAGTGTTCCCATGGATGAATCTCTGTCCCGGGTAACCATTGATTTGTCCAACCGGCCTTATCTTGTTTACAATATTCCCAACGATTTGAAATCCCGGGGGAATTTTGATGCGTATCTTGCCAGGGAGTTCTTCCAGGCAGTCTGTGTCAAAGGCGGATTTAATCTGCATATTAATGCCCTTTACGGTGAAAATGAACACCACGTACTTGAGTCCATATTCAAGGCGTTTGGACGGTCATTGCATACTGCGACCCGTCCGATTTCTCATATATCAGGCGCATTATCCACCAAGGGATGTTTATAGTCAACGGCACGATTGGTTGTTGACAGGTCGTATTCACTGCTTATTCTAATCTAATTTACATGAAGATTTGAAATTTTGGAGCCGGCTCTACCCAAAATGCTGATCCCTGAAGAAAAAATTGCAGAGATTTTAGCTGCGTCGGATATTTTTGATGTTGTTTCCGAGGCAGTTATTCTAAAAAAGTCAGGCAGGAATTTTTTTGGTTTATGCCCCTTTCATTCTGAAAAGTCGCCTTCTTTTTCCATTA
Encoded here:
- a CDS encoding DUF2156 domain-containing protein gives rise to the protein MICHNHSETCNTPPIISNSADDLQTEPNILKPGKFDLETRPLILDFLGHYPPCSCEYSYVNLFCWQNLYRYSWFFYKENLVIHDDRSRALFMPIGEDLKPEELFDLSKKAIAAGLSGDIGLVPESYVDIWQDLDRYFSITSDRDAADYVYLTQELAELKGNKLHKKKNLIAQFTRMYPDYSIVPMNEGNCKEVMRFEKRLLEGTPSVSNSLVEESEAIAMAFSHWKDLGLNGLILMVKDEIVAFAVFSPLSPDTWDVHFEKSDVTFKGAAQMINSETAKFLEGTARYINREQDLGIPGLRQAKLSYVPHALIEPYFLVPKLNLRFH
- a CDS encoding GNAT family N-acetyltransferase yields the protein MRTEKLDGLEIKFVRTVPVDQLGAIYKDAGWWQDNYKISDEFLRRIPEQSALFAGAFLEKKIIGMGRALSDLCSDAYIQDIAVLSAYRKFGIGTLIVTFLIQELKRRGVDWIGLIGEPGTRSFYEKIGFRQMKDHIPFKLE
- the hisB gene encoding imidazoleglycerol-phosphate dehydratase HisB, producing the protein MNRQSEVSRQTKETRINIRLNLDGQGKAEISTGIPFFDHMLTAFTVHGFFDLLISATGDLEVDFHHTVEDTGLVLGQAIQQALSEKGGIHRFGDASVPMDESLSRVTIDLSNRPYLVYNIPNDLKSRGNFDAYLAREFFQAVCVKGGFNLHINALYGENEHHVLESIFKAFGRSLHTATRPISHISGALSTKGCL
- a CDS encoding hydroxyacylglutathione hydrolase family protein yields the protein MDIQQFKYGADNLGYLIYSEKFCIAIDPGAPDDMAKFAIEKNIPIDIVTNTHNHADHTKGNSALLKKTNARFIDCTTLSQGQVLDLKDATGLEVMLTPGHTMDSLCFKGDGFIVTGDTLFNATVGNCFSGDLESFFNSLKQLMALPGNTLVYAGHDYVLQSLKYAKIIEPNNPNLNGYAAAYNPDHVVSRLSEELKVNPYLRFNTSSMIERLKEKNLPRETQFQRFSSVMEVF
- the speE gene encoding spermidine synthase, which codes for MTNSGNIHKGWFSEICPMWEGIAVSLKVEKLLYSKKSRFQQIDLYQTRSHGRMLVLDGIIQLTEQDEFSYHEMMAHLPLLSHPNPEHVLVVGGGDGGVLREINRHDDVRFIDFCEIDQEVVNVSKQFLPSIACGFNDPRVTVHIRDGAAFVRECSGCYDVIIVDSSDPVGPGEILFKSQFYRDLKHALKPGGLIATQGENFFLHPDWVEKLMGVTRSLFPIYAYANIIVPTYTGGHIGICMGSLGPKLTAPARPVPQMLQSQLKYYSPEVHRAAFVLPYFAEKILKDKGV
- a CDS encoding iron-sulfur cluster assembly scaffold protein; this encodes MESQDFWNVHSLTLIEMAYESSSRERIDNPDGYGTRTGVCGDTVEFFIMVDDNNCLSSISFDFNGCVYTAACCNTVVHLAQGHSVDNVWNITDDMVKAYLQTLPEDHYHCAELCVGAFYLALTDYQNKRSMKKSCKQV
- a CDS encoding putative metalloprotease CJM1_0395 family protein — translated: MDVQAAGINSYYTYQSALERGSALRSSSPRSESQAQDTDISEAGSLSDGEEQVGSVSQTQTDEAAQKKSQPSEADAESRLTLDEKLLIEKLEKVDAEVRAHEMAHIAAGGEYITSGATFSYQQGPDGKKYAVGGEVSIDTASEPGDPEATLQKMRRVRAAALAPAQPSSQDLKVASNAASQAAKAMAEITQLIANGQAGQMETAVSGYTRQQVSDAYAKTGSMSDQNRPNQDTQNSFHIAV
- a CDS encoding C40 family peptidase, which codes for MPKFTSLIRTIAILFLAVLICFGCGKLKKGGRTNQSGLPRQSDDPEYNRSGPLSDTRQSIVQAAMTAVGTPYRWGGVSPKGFDCSGLVVYTHAKIGIHVPRTASAQFKNCTSVSRQNIKPADLVFFSVPRRRGDVHVGIYIGKGQFIHAPGRGRKVKRVSLDNIYFKHHLIKAGNFFKQDEG
- a CDS encoding methylenetetrahydrofolate reductase, translating into MKTESRLEKVLASGQLAVTSEVGPPRGCNVDVIKEKANMIKDYVDGINITDNQTAMVRMSSIAGGIVIKQMGLDPIIQMVSRDRNRLAMQSDILGAYALGCNTMLCLSGDHPQFGDHPMAKPVYDIDSINMIKMVKDMRDEGKFQGGADITEPPKMFIGAAANPFADPFELRVMRLAKKVAAGVDFIQTQCIFNTAKFEEWMKQVVDRGLDEKVAILAGITPMKSLGMAKYMKSKVPGMDIPDEVIDRLAGVDKEKQAEEGIKMAIEQMQRLKECKGVKGFHIMAIEWEQKVPELVKGAGLYPRPEV
- a CDS encoding flagellar basal body rod C-terminal domain-containing protein, with product MTVQNNGSALQAFSNQILVSSNNVANSLSDEFKADRAYNVEAKNGQVQTFISKTQVRATLAEDPLKNDGSLKELSNTNIAEEMIVQIQAQNGFDANAKMIQTYDETTGTLLDTIA
- the speD gene encoding adenosylmethionine decarboxylase encodes the protein MLDKNKKPTACHSDPGFALGRHITIEYYDCASDVLLDKNGVESILLRAARESGAKIVSSSFHQFEPQGVSGVVIIAESHFTVHAWPEHNYAAVDIFTCADNIDLDTAIHSIKVQFSSQRFFISSDQNRGILQPMLGSCMANSDEKVMDRRTLPMAWKKVCENTNPWGMSTSVDVYDCSSDMIKDPDCIKKIVSRLCEKLGIVDTENISSVHYDETETAAGFSMTRSIQTSGISGYFAHATHTAYLDIFSCNTYEPRELAEFALSYFGGSHYKMRVALRQ